The following are encoded in a window of Salvelinus fontinalis isolate EN_2023a chromosome 40, ASM2944872v1, whole genome shotgun sequence genomic DNA:
- the LOC129839957 gene encoding zinc finger protein 664-like isoform X4 has protein sequence MDRDRASPSPSTLPESPGQSPPCTLLLDLVDCRKTPGQSGTERGEEEHGDLISLSNIPNRCSLSGRALSSVEPQQPHDADKKEKSLSRSEHLTKHQQRRIGKNPHHCCSDCGKSFAKQKELIIHESIRTVEKPYHCSQCGKSFTASKILISHQRIHTRERPYPCFDCGKCFKQSGAQTKHKHTGEKSYCCDQCGKSFNQSGDLTTHQRIHTGEKPYSCDQCGKSFSRSGDLTTHQRIHTGEKPYSCYHCGKSFSRTGDLTTHQRIHTGEKPYSCDQCGKSFNQSGHLTTHQHIHTREKPYSCDQCGKNFVRDSNLIAHQRIHTGAKPYSCDQCGKSFNQSGHLTTHQRIHTGEKPYSCDHCGKSFSRTGDLTIHQRIHTGEKPYSCDQCGKSFNQSGHLTIHQRIHTGEKPYSCDQCGKSFALDFTLTTHQRIHTGEKPYSCLCGKSFVQSGSLKKHQDAQMCSFLSPSSLAPVSDL, from the exons ATGGATCGG GACAGAGCTAGCccgtccccctccaccctcccggAGTCCCCAGGTCAATCGCCTCCCTGTACTTTACTGCTGGATCTGGTCGACTGCAGGAAAACACCGGGGCAGAGTGGaactgagagaggagaagaggaacatGGAGATTTGATTTCATTAA GCAACATCCCTAATCGTTGCTCTCTCAGTGGGAGGGCCTTATCATCTgtggagcctcaacaacctcatgatgctgacaagaaagagaagagtctctccagatcagaacacctcacgaaacaccagcagagacgtATAGGGAAGAACCCTCACCACTGCtgttctgactgtgggaagagttttgctaaacagaaggaATTGATAATTCACGAGAGTATTCGCACTGTTGAGAAACCGTACCACTGctctcagtgtgggaagagtttcactgCATCTAAAATCTTAATATCTCATCAGAGAATTCATACAAGGGAGAGGCCTTACCCCTGCTTTGATTGTGGGAAATGCTTCAAACAATCAGGAGCCCAgactaaacacaaacacacaggagagaaatcttattgctgtgatcagtgtgggaagagcttcaatcaatcaggagacctgactacacaccaacgcatacacacaggagagaagccgtatagctgtgatcagtgtgggaagagcttcagtcgatcaggagacctgactacacaccaacgcatacacacaggagagaagccttatagctgttatcattgtgggaagagcttcagtcgaacaggagacctgactacacaccaacgcatacacacaggagagaagccttatagctgtgatcagtgtgggaagagcttcaatcaatcaggacacctgactacacaccaacacatacacacaagagagaagccttatagctgtgatcagtgtgggaagaatTTTGTTCGAGATTCCAATCTGATTGcacaccaacgcatacacacaggagcgaagccttatagctgtgatcagtgtgggaaaagcttcaatcagtcaggacacctgactacacaccaacgcatacacacaggagaaaagccttatagctgtgatcattgtgggaagagcttcagtcgaacaggagacctgactatacaccaacgcatacacacaggagagaagccttatagctgtgatcagtgtgggaagagcttcaatcaATCAGGACACCTGACTAtacaccaacgcatacacacaggagagaagccttatagctgtgatcagtgtgggaagagttttgctctCGATTTCACCCTGACTACACACCAGCgaatacacactggagagaaaccttactcCTGTCTATGTGGAAAGAGCTTTGTTCAGTCAGGATCACTGAAAAAACACCAGGATGCACAAATGTGTAGTTttttatctccctcctctctggcaCCAGTTTCAGATCTCTAA
- the LOC129839957 gene encoding zinc finger protein 664-like isoform X3, with translation MDRNTYCGQQDRASPSPSTLPESPGQSPPCTLLLDLVDCRKTPGQSGTERGEEEHGDLISLSNIPNRCSLSGRALSSVEPQQPHDADKKEKSLSRSEHLTKHQQRRIGKNPHHCCSDCGKSFAKQKELIIHESIRTVEKPYHCSQCGKSFTASKILISHQRIHTRERPYPCFDCGKCFKQSGAQTKHKHTGEKSYCCDQCGKSFNQSGDLTTHQRIHTGEKPYSCDQCGKSFSRSGDLTTHQRIHTGEKPYSCYHCGKSFSRTGDLTTHQRIHTGEKPYSCDQCGKSFNQSGHLTTHQHIHTREKPYSCDQCGKNFVRDSNLIAHQRIHTGAKPYSCDQCGKSFNQSGHLTTHQRIHTGEKPYSCDHCGKSFSRTGDLTIHQRIHTGEKPYSCDQCGKSFNQSGHLTIHQRIHTGEKPYSCDQCGKSFALDFTLTTHQRIHTGEKPYSCLCGKSFVQSGSLKKHQDAQMCSFLSPSSLAPVSDL, from the exons ATGGATCGG AATACTTATTGCGGCCAACAGGACAGAGCTAGCccgtccccctccaccctcccggAGTCCCCAGGTCAATCGCCTCCCTGTACTTTACTGCTGGATCTGGTCGACTGCAGGAAAACACCGGGGCAGAGTGGaactgagagaggagaagaggaacatGGAGATTTGATTTCATTAA GCAACATCCCTAATCGTTGCTCTCTCAGTGGGAGGGCCTTATCATCTgtggagcctcaacaacctcatgatgctgacaagaaagagaagagtctctccagatcagaacacctcacgaaacaccagcagagacgtATAGGGAAGAACCCTCACCACTGCtgttctgactgtgggaagagttttgctaaacagaaggaATTGATAATTCACGAGAGTATTCGCACTGTTGAGAAACCGTACCACTGctctcagtgtgggaagagtttcactgCATCTAAAATCTTAATATCTCATCAGAGAATTCATACAAGGGAGAGGCCTTACCCCTGCTTTGATTGTGGGAAATGCTTCAAACAATCAGGAGCCCAgactaaacacaaacacacaggagagaaatcttattgctgtgatcagtgtgggaagagcttcaatcaatcaggagacctgactacacaccaacgcatacacacaggagagaagccgtatagctgtgatcagtgtgggaagagcttcagtcgatcaggagacctgactacacaccaacgcatacacacaggagagaagccttatagctgttatcattgtgggaagagcttcagtcgaacaggagacctgactacacaccaacgcatacacacaggagagaagccttatagctgtgatcagtgtgggaagagcttcaatcaatcaggacacctgactacacaccaacacatacacacaagagagaagccttatagctgtgatcagtgtgggaagaatTTTGTTCGAGATTCCAATCTGATTGcacaccaacgcatacacacaggagcgaagccttatagctgtgatcagtgtgggaaaagcttcaatcagtcaggacacctgactacacaccaacgcatacacacaggagaaaagccttatagctgtgatcattgtgggaagagcttcagtcgaacaggagacctgactatacaccaacgcatacacacaggagagaagccttatagctgtgatcagtgtgggaagagcttcaatcaATCAGGACACCTGACTAtacaccaacgcatacacacaggagagaagccttatagctgtgatcagtgtgggaagagttttgctctCGATTTCACCCTGACTACACACCAGCgaatacacactggagagaaaccttactcCTGTCTATGTGGAAAGAGCTTTGTTCAGTCAGGATCACTGAAAAAACACCAGGATGCACAAATGTGTAGTTttttatctccctcctctctggcaCCAGTTTCAGATCTCTAA